In Gimesia benthica, a single window of DNA contains:
- a CDS encoding aminoglycoside phosphotransferase family protein translates to MNHPRAEIQVDLPLVRQLLLVDYPALANQPLFLVDEGWDNFIFRIGEHHAVRLPRRAAAVQFLQNEQRCLPKIADRLSLELPLHIHIGSSGPRFPWTWSVVKWVPGQTSEKHHFPDRDIRLLAETLCRLHQPAEDGAPQNPYRGVPLQSRSEGVEERLHRHRERTDVDVTRLKDIWRACCETPPADQMVWIHGDLHPRNVIVRDGALVGLIDWGDVSAGDPATDLACTWLLLETPASRTAFLDIYDAEPCLIQRALGWALLLGLVLLDSGERRHVSLGHATLRRVLADA, encoded by the coding sequence TTGAACCATCCCCGGGCTGAAATACAGGTTGACCTCCCCCTGGTTCGCCAACTGTTGCTGGTCGATTATCCTGCACTGGCGAATCAGCCACTGTTTCTGGTCGATGAAGGCTGGGACAACTTCATCTTTCGCATCGGCGAACATCACGCGGTCCGTTTGCCCCGCCGTGCTGCCGCGGTTCAATTTCTGCAAAATGAGCAGCGCTGTCTGCCAAAAATTGCAGATCGGCTCTCTCTGGAATTGCCTCTCCACATCCACATCGGTTCTTCCGGTCCCCGTTTTCCCTGGACCTGGAGCGTGGTGAAGTGGGTTCCCGGGCAGACCTCTGAGAAACACCACTTCCCTGACAGAGACATTCGCCTGTTGGCGGAAACCCTTTGTAGACTGCATCAGCCGGCTGAAGACGGGGCACCGCAGAACCCCTATCGTGGCGTTCCACTGCAGTCACGCAGTGAAGGAGTCGAAGAACGACTGCATCGGCATCGCGAACGTACCGACGTCGATGTCACGCGCCTGAAAGACATCTGGCGTGCCTGTTGTGAGACGCCCCCCGCTGACCAGATGGTCTGGATTCACGGCGACTTGCATCCCCGCAACGTGATTGTTCGCGATGGTGCTCTGGTCGGCCTGATCGACTGGGGGGACGTTTCAGCCGGCGATCCCGCGACCGATCTGGCGTGCACCTGGCTCTTACTGGAAACCCCCGCCAGCAGAACCGCATTCCTTGATATCTATGACGCTGAGCCTTGCCTGATTCAGCGTGCACTCGGCTGGGCACTGCTGCTGGGCCTGGTTCTGCTCGATAGTGGCGAACGCCGCCACGTCTCCCTCGGTCACGCTACTCTCCGACGCGTACTGGCCGACGCCTGA
- a CDS encoding carbohydrate kinase family protein has product MSSPRYDCLCAGIIVADHVCKAIDHMPRPGELVLTDEMSLTIGGCASNVAADLARLDRRAAIAGIVGQDVFGQYVEESLAASGVHCEYIMKSDTLPTSGSFVINVQGEDRRFIHSVAANSLFTGETVTEEQIRSCRILYLGGYCLSEELSPENVARMFEVARAAGVITVLDVVTPKAADYWSMLKPVLPLSDYFLPNNDEGELITGETDPLKQAEAFREAGANSVIITCGGQGSLLLDAERLLRSEIYPVDLVDGTGSGDAFVAGFIHGLLEEASPEDCLRYGSALGHSCVRATGATAGIFTRSELNQFVAAHELRVETL; this is encoded by the coding sequence ATGTCGTCTCCCAGGTATGACTGTTTATGTGCGGGGATCATCGTCGCAGACCATGTGTGCAAGGCCATCGACCATATGCCGCGTCCGGGCGAGCTGGTACTGACGGACGAAATGAGCCTGACGATTGGCGGCTGTGCATCGAACGTTGCCGCGGACCTGGCACGTCTGGATCGCCGGGCCGCGATCGCCGGGATTGTGGGGCAGGATGTTTTCGGACAGTATGTGGAAGAGAGCCTGGCTGCTTCGGGCGTGCACTGCGAGTACATCATGAAATCGGATACGCTGCCGACCAGCGGTTCGTTCGTGATTAATGTGCAGGGTGAGGATCGCCGGTTTATTCATTCGGTTGCTGCGAACTCTCTGTTTACCGGCGAGACAGTCACGGAGGAGCAGATTCGCTCCTGTCGCATCCTGTACCTGGGAGGTTACTGCCTGTCGGAAGAGCTTTCGCCCGAGAATGTCGCCCGCATGTTCGAGGTGGCCCGGGCAGCGGGAGTGATTACGGTGCTGGATGTGGTGACGCCGAAGGCTGCGGATTACTGGTCAATGCTGAAGCCGGTTCTGCCGTTAAGCGATTATTTCCTGCCTAATAATGATGAGGGGGAACTGATCACGGGAGAGACAGACCCGCTGAAACAGGCCGAGGCGTTCCGGGAAGCGGGAGCGAATTCGGTGATCATCACCTGTGGCGGCCAGGGGAGTCTGCTGCTGGATGCTGAGCGTTTGCTACGTTCAGAGATTTATCCGGTCGACCTGGTGGATGGGACAGGGAGCGGAGACGCGTTTGTCGCCGGTTTCATTCATGGTCTTCTGGAAGAGGCGAGCCCGGAAGACTGCCTGCGTTATGGATCGGCGCTGGGGCACAGCTGTGTGCGTGCCACCGGCGCGACCGCGGGCATCTTCACACGCAGCGAGCTGAACCAGTTCGTGGCGGCGCATGAGCTGCGTGTGGAAACCCTGTAA
- a CDS encoding STAS domain-containing protein — MVENLEIFDVELAGPNLVVTPLGSTLQFQYSNVQVEANKVLRLFDAPEIKNVIIDLSRVDYLDSIIIGSLIRLLQRARQTGGQAVFCNACENMQNILKCIKIGSLWPLFDTRDEAIAAVTPSA; from the coding sequence ATGGTAGAAAATCTGGAAATCTTTGATGTTGAACTGGCAGGCCCTAATCTGGTAGTCACTCCCCTCGGATCGACCCTGCAGTTCCAGTACAGCAACGTTCAGGTCGAAGCCAACAAGGTACTCAGGCTCTTTGACGCCCCCGAGATCAAAAATGTCATCATTGACCTCTCCCGCGTCGACTATCTCGATTCGATTATCATCGGCTCGCTGATCCGCCTCCTGCAACGGGCCCGGCAGACCGGCGGTCAGGCCGTCTTCTGTAATGCCTGCGAGAACATGCAGAATATTCTCAAGTGCATCAAAATCGGCAGCCTCTGGCCGCTGTTCGATACCCGGGACGAAGCGATCGCCGCTGTCACTCCCTCTGCGTAA
- a CDS encoding DUF1501 domain-containing protein, which yields MQERLSVNRWSRRELLRVGGLGAVGLSLPQLLAAADKPVTGPAPKADACIIIFLNGGPSHLDMWDMKPAGPIEIRGEFDPIASSLAGVDVCEHLPRLAQQMHRTTLIRSMNHSVNNSHAAAVYAALTGHDRGEQGGGAKPDDHPAPGAVLAKLRPTRPGTLPYITLPYKTKEGAAGPLQPGFLAGFMGATYDPFWVLDDPNAPQFHVRNLSLPAGLAQERMQARRGLLTSLNHGLEAQSNQTLDSLDDFQQQAFDLLTSNRAQRAFKLDTEPDSVRERYGRNIYGQSVLLARRLIEADTRVVTMSWAPHANATWDTHGQNFRSLKTTLLPQLDAACSSLLEDLAQSGRLERTLVAILGDFGRTPKINNNAGRDHWNSCYSILLAGGGIKPGFVYGASDHQGATPRHSPVTPGDIVATIYQLLGVDHQHLLYDTLNRPHTVVPEARIIHDLLA from the coding sequence ATGCAGGAACGTCTGTCGGTCAATCGCTGGTCGCGTCGCGAACTTTTACGCGTGGGAGGTCTGGGCGCCGTCGGGCTCTCCCTGCCCCAACTGCTGGCCGCTGCAGACAAGCCGGTCACCGGTCCCGCTCCTAAAGCTGATGCCTGCATCATCATCTTTTTGAACGGCGGTCCCAGTCATCTCGACATGTGGGATATGAAGCCTGCCGGCCCCATCGAGATCCGCGGCGAGTTCGACCCCATTGCCAGTTCCCTGGCCGGCGTCGATGTCTGTGAACACCTCCCCCGCCTGGCGCAACAGATGCATCGTACGACCCTCATCCGGTCCATGAATCACAGTGTCAACAATTCGCACGCTGCCGCCGTTTATGCAGCCCTCACCGGACACGACCGCGGCGAACAGGGGGGCGGTGCGAAGCCCGACGACCATCCCGCCCCGGGGGCCGTCCTCGCCAAGTTACGTCCGACCCGTCCCGGCACACTCCCCTACATCACCTTACCCTACAAAACCAAAGAGGGTGCCGCCGGCCCATTGCAGCCCGGGTTTCTGGCCGGCTTCATGGGGGCCACCTACGATCCGTTCTGGGTACTCGACGATCCTAACGCACCGCAGTTTCACGTCCGCAATCTCTCACTGCCGGCAGGGCTTGCCCAGGAACGCATGCAGGCCCGCCGCGGTCTGCTCACTTCCCTCAATCACGGGCTGGAAGCACAGTCCAACCAGACGCTCGATTCACTCGACGACTTTCAACAGCAGGCCTTTGACCTGCTTACCTCCAACCGGGCGCAACGCGCGTTCAAACTTGATACCGAACCGGACAGCGTCCGCGAACGCTACGGGCGGAATATCTACGGTCAGAGCGTTCTCCTCGCCCGCCGCCTTATCGAAGCCGACACCCGTGTGGTCACCATGTCCTGGGCGCCGCATGCGAATGCCACCTGGGACACGCACGGCCAGAACTTCCGCAGCCTCAAAACCACGCTGCTGCCCCAGCTCGACGCCGCCTGCAGCAGCCTGCTGGAAGACCTCGCACAAAGCGGTCGCCTGGAACGCACGCTCGTCGCAATCCTCGGCGACTTTGGTCGCACTCCCAAAATCAACAACAACGCCGGCCGTGATCACTGGAACTCCTGCTATTCCATCCTGCTCGCCGGCGGAGGCATCAAGCCCGGCTTCGTCTACGGCGCTTCCGATCATCAGGGAGCCACGCCCCGACACAGCCCGGTCACCCCGGGTGATATCGTCGCGACCATCTATCAACTGCTCGGCGTCGATCATCAGCATCTCCTTTACGACACGCTCAACCGCCCGCATACCGTCGTTCCCGAAGCCCGCATCATTCACGATCTGCTTGCCTGA
- a CDS encoding neutral/alkaline non-lysosomal ceramidase N-terminal domain-containing protein — translation MYSRPLVRFACLTMLCLFAASTADAAQLYVGATSTDITPRLPVSLTGQMRTRIAKTVESPVTANVLVLESRDGDKSLEHVVFVSCDLVCIRGGIHEKVREKLKDQLPGLSLQKVIMNATHTHTAPTMIEGRYTLPKTGVTQPAEFVEFAAQKIADAIQKAWNERQPGQVGWGLGHAVIAQNRRALYEGGWAKMYGSTSAKDFRGIEGYEDHTMEVLCFWNDKDELIATAVNIACPAQAVEGRSTVNADFWHPVREALKKKYGDQLTVLGWAGAAGDQVPRPMYRKAAEARMMQLRNLTLLEELSRRIVAGWEEAYAGAVQEKHADALLKHEVRTIELPLQTVSEADHERITKEIKAYADDPSKVWIKNWKQRVLDRYDEQQAGTSRPYSMELHTLRLGDIAIATNDFELFTDFGTQMKSRSPALQTFVIQLCGPGSYVPNERAVRGGSYSAIIESNLVGPAGGQVLTEETLKSINAQFKK, via the coding sequence ATGTACTCACGCCCGCTTGTCCGTTTCGCCTGTCTGACAATGCTCTGCCTGTTCGCAGCCTCCACTGCAGACGCCGCCCAACTCTATGTGGGCGCCACGTCGACCGACATCACCCCCAGGCTGCCGGTCTCACTCACGGGACAGATGCGGACCCGCATTGCGAAAACAGTCGAAAGCCCGGTCACTGCGAACGTCCTCGTACTGGAATCCCGCGACGGAGACAAATCGCTGGAGCACGTCGTCTTCGTCTCCTGCGACCTGGTCTGCATCCGGGGAGGCATTCACGAAAAAGTCCGCGAAAAACTCAAAGACCAGCTGCCCGGCCTCTCGCTGCAGAAGGTCATCATGAATGCCACTCACACGCACACCGCGCCCACGATGATCGAAGGTCGCTACACCCTTCCCAAGACCGGCGTCACTCAGCCTGCTGAATTCGTCGAGTTCGCTGCTCAGAAAATTGCCGACGCCATTCAGAAGGCCTGGAACGAACGGCAGCCGGGCCAGGTCGGCTGGGGACTCGGGCACGCGGTCATCGCTCAGAACCGCCGGGCCCTGTATGAGGGAGGCTGGGCCAAAATGTACGGCAGTACCAGCGCCAAAGATTTTCGCGGCATCGAAGGCTACGAAGATCACACCATGGAAGTCCTCTGCTTCTGGAATGACAAAGACGAACTCATCGCGACCGCTGTCAACATCGCCTGCCCGGCCCAGGCCGTCGAAGGACGCAGCACCGTCAATGCCGACTTCTGGCACCCGGTTCGCGAAGCCCTCAAGAAAAAATACGGCGACCAGCTCACCGTGCTCGGCTGGGCCGGTGCCGCCGGAGATCAGGTGCCCCGTCCCATGTACCGCAAAGCCGCCGAGGCCCGCATGATGCAGCTCCGCAACCTGACACTGCTCGAAGAACTCTCGCGGCGGATCGTCGCCGGCTGGGAAGAAGCCTATGCCGGTGCCGTGCAGGAAAAACACGCCGACGCACTGCTCAAGCACGAAGTCCGCACCATCGAACTCCCGCTGCAGACCGTCAGTGAAGCAGACCACGAGCGGATCACCAAAGAGATCAAGGCCTACGCTGACGATCCCTCCAAGGTCTGGATCAAAAACTGGAAACAGCGCGTCCTCGATCGCTACGACGAACAGCAGGCCGGCACCTCCCGCCCCTATTCGATGGAACTGCACACCCTCCGCCTGGGTGACATCGCCATCGCCACAAACGACTTCGAACTCTTCACCGATTTCGGCACCCAGATGAAGTCCCGCAGTCCGGCTCTGCAGACCTTCGTCATCCAGCTCTGCGGCCCCGGCTCCTACGTACCGAATGAAAGAGCCGTCCGCGGCGGCAGCTACAGTGCCATCATCGAGAGTAACCTCGTCGGCCCCGCCGGCGGCCAGGTCCTCACCGAAGAAACCCTCAAGTCCATCAACGCACAGTTCAAGAAGTAG
- a CDS encoding VOC family protein produces MHTCEKRLGELVLRTENREALVAFYREVIGLELFANFDGGTFLKIADDFDGHPQLLAIFDQTWEFSGPQEIEVGMARARTGTLHHFAFAMELEVFEQEKARLEALEIEIMLTDHRQFGWHSIYLYDPDGNSVELVCYDEAILDAAANQRVRESVEG; encoded by the coding sequence ATGCATACGTGTGAAAAACGATTAGGCGAACTGGTCCTGCGAACTGAAAACCGGGAAGCATTGGTTGCCTTTTACCGAGAAGTCATTGGACTGGAACTGTTTGCCAACTTTGACGGAGGCACCTTCCTGAAAATCGCAGACGACTTCGACGGGCATCCCCAGCTGCTGGCGATCTTTGATCAGACCTGGGAGTTCAGCGGACCGCAGGAGATCGAAGTGGGTATGGCCCGGGCCCGGACAGGGACGCTGCATCACTTCGCTTTCGCGATGGAGCTGGAAGTATTCGAACAAGAGAAAGCGCGACTGGAAGCGCTGGAGATTGAGATAATGCTGACGGATCATCGCCAGTTCGGCTGGCACTCGATCTATCTCTACGATCCGGACGGGAACTCGGTGGAACTGGTCTGTTATGACGAAGCGATCCTGGACGCTGCTGCGAACCAGCGGGTGCGGGAGAGTGTCGAGGGGTAA
- a CDS encoding MarR family winged helix-turn-helix transcriptional regulator, whose product MAQDLIDVLIRQWKTERPDLNVEPMGVVGRVLRLATRLERRVSETLKPYGLTVGGFDILATLRRAGDPQGLTPTELMEAVMLSSGAMTNRIDRLEEQGLVERRPSPNDRRSLQVLLTAEGRKVVDKAVADRLDEAEDALCGLKAEERDQLADLLRAMLQGLND is encoded by the coding sequence ATGGCACAGGATTTGATCGACGTCTTAATCAGACAGTGGAAGACAGAACGCCCGGACCTCAATGTTGAACCCATGGGGGTTGTCGGTCGTGTTTTGCGACTGGCGACACGGCTGGAGCGACGGGTAAGTGAAACGCTGAAGCCGTATGGTCTGACCGTGGGAGGCTTTGACATTCTGGCCACGCTCCGCAGAGCGGGAGATCCGCAGGGTTTGACGCCCACGGAACTGATGGAGGCGGTGATGCTCTCCTCGGGAGCGATGACGAACCGGATTGACCGTCTGGAGGAACAGGGGCTCGTCGAACGTCGGCCTTCCCCCAATGACCGCCGTTCGCTGCAGGTACTGCTGACTGCAGAGGGGCGCAAGGTAGTCGATAAAGCGGTCGCAGACCGACTGGATGAAGCAGAAGATGCGTTGTGCGGGCTCAAAGCAGAAGAGCGGGACCAACTGGCGGATCTGTTGCGGGCGATGCTGCAGGGTCTGAATGATTGA
- a CDS encoding ankyrin repeat domain-containing protein has protein sequence MLLGTVLETVTHIDYWREDSVKIPLLDDGRVDIEALRDQVDWNNLSAFESMLVTLLDYNWERLYGEIKEHPELAKLAWEDDRTLLGIAAHDGQFEIVKLLVESGADINHLCRCYTPIYGAVCSGNPEIVRYLIQRGVTKSLNYKCEWKENTPLQRAAYEGLIEIARLLIEAGADINSIDSKGRTPLDLAALRRRIEVVLLLVQHHARHQQPETTEYIEELRLDE, from the coding sequence ATGCTACTCGGAACTGTACTTGAAACAGTAACGCACATTGATTACTGGAGGGAAGACTCTGTGAAGATTCCTTTGCTGGACGATGGGCGGGTCGATATTGAGGCGCTACGGGATCAGGTTGACTGGAACAATCTTTCTGCATTTGAGTCAATGCTAGTTACTTTACTTGACTACAATTGGGAAAGACTTTACGGAGAAATCAAAGAACATCCTGAACTTGCTAAGCTGGCATGGGAAGATGACAGAACTCTGTTGGGAATTGCCGCTCATGATGGTCAATTTGAAATAGTAAAACTTTTAGTGGAGTCAGGTGCAGACATAAACCACTTGTGTAGATGTTATACCCCTATTTATGGTGCAGTATGTAGTGGAAATCCTGAAATCGTACGCTACCTGATTCAAAGAGGAGTAACAAAAAGTCTTAACTATAAATGCGAGTGGAAAGAGAATACACCACTACAAAGAGCCGCCTACGAAGGATTAATAGAAATAGCGAGACTTCTGATAGAAGCAGGCGCTGATATCAATTCTATCGATAGTAAAGGAAGAACTCCGCTTGACCTGGCGGCCCTGAGAAGGCGTATAGAGGTTGTGCTACTTCTCGTTCAACACCATGCGAGACATCAACAGCCTGAAACTACAGAATATATTGAAGAACTCAGGCTTGATGAATGA
- a CDS encoding biotin--[acetyl-CoA-carboxylase] ligase yields the protein MLPFTAEDLKAVRTETFIEHLDYFESLASTNSWALNTHCTTSPAARDTSLPALVLTGNQTAGRGRGNNAWWSTEGGLTFSLVVDANQLGIPLQQQPLIALATGLAVCETLEKQAPAHRLQLKWPNDVFLAGKKVCGILVETSASQPGLVVIGVGVNLNNSFLSAEAELQSRGTSLYETTGQKFPLSSTLIDLINAIENRLYDVAGDHGDLMPAWRQYCLLTGRDIRINTGREVREGTCLEIDDEGYLILQTETGRERIISGTIEHF from the coding sequence ATGCTGCCGTTCACTGCCGAGGATCTGAAAGCTGTTCGAACGGAAACGTTCATCGAACACCTCGATTATTTCGAGAGCCTCGCTTCCACCAATTCCTGGGCCCTGAATACCCACTGCACAACCTCCCCGGCCGCACGCGATACCAGCCTGCCCGCACTCGTCCTCACCGGCAATCAGACCGCTGGCCGTGGTCGAGGCAATAATGCCTGGTGGTCCACGGAAGGAGGACTCACATTCTCCCTCGTCGTCGACGCCAACCAGCTCGGCATCCCGCTCCAGCAGCAGCCCCTGATTGCTTTGGCGACCGGCCTGGCCGTTTGTGAAACACTCGAGAAGCAGGCCCCCGCACATCGGCTCCAGCTGAAATGGCCTAACGATGTCTTCCTCGCAGGCAAAAAGGTCTGTGGCATTCTGGTCGAAACCTCCGCCAGTCAGCCCGGCCTCGTGGTCATAGGCGTGGGCGTCAATCTCAATAACTCGTTCCTCTCCGCTGAAGCCGAACTGCAGTCGCGAGGTACCTCGCTCTACGAAACGACCGGACAGAAGTTCCCGCTCTCCTCCACGCTGATCGATCTCATCAACGCTATCGAAAACCGGCTCTACGATGTCGCGGGTGACCACGGCGATCTCATGCCCGCCTGGCGACAATACTGCCTGCTCACCGGCCGGGACATTCGCATCAACACCGGACGCGAAGTCCGGGAAGGCACCTGCCTCGAAATCGACGACGAAGGTTATCTGATCCTGCAGACCGAGACCGGCCGCGAACGCATTATCAGCGGCACCATCGAACACTTTTAA
- a CDS encoding D-2-hydroxyacid dehydrogenase, giving the protein MKKLLIYPAIDARRLTRLESISNALEVVNAQNLDEALTEIRDAHAFFGKITPELLAAAEKLEWVQSPTASLEHYIFPELADHPCQLTNMRGLFYDVIADHVLGFVLCFARNLHRYIRQQSHSVWQPIGGTAGKPDFVTGPGQVSEVDRSHMHLSDCTLGVVGAGSIGSEVCHRAAAFGMRVCAIDPLIREVPGAVDEVWDLDRLKDLLTISDFVVIAAPHTPQTEKLFRTPQFQQMKNSGYLINIGRGAIVDLQDLTIALQKGDIAGAGLDVFEVEPLPADHPLWQMENVIITPHIAAASTRVPERHLETLLENIRCFINGQPFITLANKRLWF; this is encoded by the coding sequence ATGAAAAAACTTCTCATCTATCCCGCCATCGACGCCAGACGACTCACCCGTCTCGAGAGCATTTCGAACGCACTGGAAGTCGTCAACGCTCAGAATCTGGATGAAGCTCTGACCGAAATCAGAGACGCCCACGCCTTCTTCGGCAAGATCACTCCCGAACTGCTGGCCGCGGCTGAAAAACTGGAATGGGTGCAGTCCCCCACTGCCAGCCTGGAACACTACATTTTTCCCGAACTGGCCGACCACCCTTGCCAGCTCACAAACATGCGCGGCCTGTTCTACGATGTCATCGCCGATCATGTGCTCGGCTTCGTGCTCTGCTTCGCCCGCAACCTGCATCGCTACATTCGTCAACAGTCCCATTCGGTCTGGCAACCCATCGGCGGCACTGCGGGAAAACCCGACTTCGTCACCGGACCGGGACAGGTCAGCGAAGTCGACCGCAGCCACATGCACCTCTCGGACTGCACCCTCGGTGTGGTCGGTGCCGGCTCGATTGGTTCCGAAGTCTGCCACCGCGCTGCTGCCTTCGGCATGCGGGTCTGCGCCATCGATCCCCTCATTCGTGAGGTTCCCGGCGCCGTCGATGAAGTCTGGGACCTCGATCGACTCAAAGACCTGCTCACCATCAGCGACTTCGTCGTCATCGCAGCGCCGCATACACCCCAGACCGAAAAACTGTTCCGCACGCCCCAGTTCCAGCAGATGAAAAACTCCGGCTACCTGATCAACATCGGCCGCGGCGCGATCGTCGATCTGCAGGACCTGACCATCGCACTGCAGAAAGGCGACATCGCCGGCGCCGGTCTGGATGTTTTTGAAGTCGAACCCCTGCCCGCAGACCATCCGCTCTGGCAGATGGAGAACGTCATCATCACCCCGCACATCGCCGCCGCTTCGACGCGTGTCCCCGAAAGGCACCTGGAAACCCTGCTGGAGAACATCCGCTGTTTCATCAACGGCCAGCCCTTCATCACTCTGGCCAACAAACGGCTCTGGTTCTGA
- a CDS encoding Dabb family protein: protein MIEHTVTFRLKSAPGSAAEQTFLAAAADLAAIPGVKDFTIRRQTSPKNDHTFGISMKFATQEEYDFYSNHQAHQDFIQEHWLTTVEDFQEADFESLDTVAH from the coding sequence GTGATTGAACATACCGTAACCTTTCGTCTCAAGTCTGCCCCCGGTTCTGCAGCAGAGCAGACCTTCCTCGCCGCTGCCGCCGATCTGGCTGCCATCCCTGGCGTCAAAGATTTCACCATCCGCCGCCAGACCAGCCCCAAGAACGACCATACCTTCGGCATCAGTATGAAGTTCGCCACGCAGGAAGAATACGATTTCTACAGCAACCATCAGGCGCACCAGGATTTTATTCAGGAACACTGGCTGACCACCGTCGAAGACTTTCAGGAAGCCGACTTCGAATCCCTGGACACCGTCGCCCACTAA
- the fae gene encoding formaldehyde-activating enzyme, protein MSDRIVMRTGECLIAGGPPFTAAEPEVVIGELDGPVGTAIATLTGGQSAGHSKVFAILNTDIQVRPVTLMVSKVTVKSSAYTNILMGTVQAAIANGVLDAVRAGDLPKEKANDLGIICSVWLNPGAATDENLDHKALFEIHRKATAQAIHKAMHNEPSIDWLLEHQDEITHKYYQKGLDGTL, encoded by the coding sequence ATGAGTGATCGAATTGTAATGCGTACGGGGGAATGTCTGATCGCCGGTGGTCCGCCGTTTACGGCTGCGGAACCGGAAGTCGTGATTGGTGAGCTGGATGGCCCTGTAGGGACGGCGATTGCCACGCTGACCGGCGGGCAGTCTGCGGGTCACTCGAAGGTGTTCGCGATTCTGAATACGGACATCCAGGTCAGGCCGGTCACGCTGATGGTGAGCAAGGTGACGGTCAAAAGCAGTGCCTACACGAATATTCTGATGGGAACCGTGCAGGCGGCGATTGCCAATGGTGTGCTGGATGCGGTGCGGGCCGGTGATCTGCCGAAAGAGAAAGCGAACGACCTGGGCATAATCTGTTCGGTCTGGCTGAATCCGGGTGCCGCGACCGATGAAAACCTGGATCACAAGGCGCTGTTCGAGATTCATCGCAAAGCCACCGCACAGGCGATTCACAAAGCGATGCACAACGAACCCTCGATCGACTGGCTGCTGGAACACCAGGACGAGATCACGCACAAGTATTACCAGAAGGGGCTGGACGGGACGCTGTAA
- a CDS encoding DUF2062 domain-containing protein, with translation MSSAKPAWTLNPRVLLRSILMLDDSAHSIALGTAIGMFIALTPTVGIQMLMVVCVAFLTRPLFRFNQVASLITVYISNPLTIVPIYWFDYKVGTLFVGGSLTQKDFARILEFEGFSGWWETVKQLLLEVGSPLIIGSLVVGTFFGLITYPIMLRLLKHLRRSKSTDGPEDAAEQSVRPAQPIDSEQSMKSVHLHSS, from the coding sequence ATGTCATCTGCCAAACCAGCCTGGACCCTGAACCCGCGAGTGCTCTTGCGCTCGATCCTCATGCTGGATGACAGTGCCCACTCGATTGCCCTGGGGACCGCGATCGGGATGTTTATCGCGTTGACGCCGACGGTGGGCATTCAGATGCTGATGGTGGTCTGTGTCGCATTTCTGACGCGTCCGCTGTTCCGGTTCAACCAGGTCGCGTCGCTGATTACCGTCTACATTTCGAATCCGCTGACCATCGTGCCGATCTACTGGTTTGACTATAAAGTGGGTACGTTGTTCGTAGGCGGTTCGCTGACGCAGAAGGACTTCGCCCGGATCCTGGAGTTCGAGGGATTCAGCGGCTGGTGGGAAACGGTGAAGCAGCTGCTGCTGGAAGTCGGGTCTCCGTTGATTATCGGCTCGCTGGTGGTCGGCACGTTCTTCGGCCTGATTACCTACCCCATCATGCTGCGACTGCTGAAACACCTGCGTCGTTCCAAATCGACCGACGGCCCTGAAGACGCAGCCGAACAGAGTGTGCGTCCCGCCCAGCCGATCGACTCGGAACAGAGCATGAAATCTGTGCATCTGCATTCCAGTTAG
- a CDS encoding DUF6959 family protein — MYQADVEIYADTSNYAVMRHPGRENPGSLIQGDSLSILCHAADAVRRELDRGDLEEALGELEYLRELLWGRLQHYQAVLEDHDLALPMGKRLEPDPPLEEDEDDDAE; from the coding sequence ATGTATCAAGCAGACGTGGAAATTTATGCGGATACTTCGAACTACGCTGTGATGCGGCATCCGGGGCGGGAAAATCCTGGTTCACTGATCCAGGGGGATTCACTGTCGATTCTGTGTCATGCGGCTGATGCGGTGCGGCGGGAACTGGATCGGGGCGATCTGGAAGAAGCACTCGGTGAACTGGAATACCTCAGAGAGCTGTTGTGGGGCAGGCTGCAACATTACCAGGCCGTGCTGGAGGACCATGACCTCGCGCTGCCAATGGGAAAGAGACTGGAACCTGATCCGCCGCTGGAAGAAGATGAGGATGATGACGCTGAGTGA